From the Brachyspira intermedia PWS/A genome, the window TAAATGAATTTTATGAATTAATAGATAAATTGGATATTCCTGTATTATCAACTTTTAATGGATTTGATATAATTCCTACAGATAATAAAAATTATGTTGGACGTATAGGTACTATAGGTAATAGATATGGTAATATAATTTTACAAAATGCTGATGTTGTATTGTCTTTAGCTTCAAGAAATAACATAAGACAAATTAGCTATAATTATGAAAATTTTGCTAAAAATGCTAAGCATATTATAGGTGTAGATATAGATAATGCTGAACTTAATAAACCTACTATAAATTATACATTAAAAATCAATAATGATGTTAATTTATTTATTAATACTTTAAATAATTCATTAGAAAATATTGATATAAAACAGCATACTAAATGGAGAGAGTGGGCTTTTAATATAAAAAATAAATACTCTAAACTTTTGAATGAGTATACTATTTCTAATGATGTAAATCCATATTATTTTACTTATGAATTAACTAATAAATTATCTAATGATGCTATAGTAACTTGTACAAATGCTACCCCTAGCCTAGCACTATTTCAAGTTGGTTCAGTAAAAACAAATAATAGAATGTTTTGTAATTCTGGGTGTGCTGCTATGGGATTTGGTTTGCCTGCTTCTATTGGTGCTGCAGTTGCTTCTAAATATAAAAATGTTATTTGTTTGGAAGGTGACGGAAGTTTAATGATGAATATTCAAGAACTTCAAACTATTTCCCATTACAATTTGAATATTAAACTATTTTTATATAATAATAATGAATATGCTTCTATTAGACAAACTCAGGATAATTTCTTTAAGAGGAGAACAGGTTGTGATTTTAATTCAGGTGTATCTTTCCCTAGTTGGGAGTTTATTGCAAAAGCATTTAATTTAAAATATTTTTGTATAGATAAAAAAGAAAATATTGACAATGCACTATGTGAAATTTTAAATATTAATGGACCTGTATTTTGTAATGTAATTTTAGAAAAAGATTATTTATTTTTACCAAAAATTTCATCTGAAAAACTTCCTAATGGTAAAATGGTAAGCCGTTCATTAGAAGACATGACTCCTCTACTTTCTAAAGAAGAATTGGATGAAAATATTTATAAAGGATAATTTATGAAATTAAAAGGTAATATTGCTATATATGGTGCAGGAGGAATAGGGAAAGAATTATATTCAGTTGTATCAAAAATAGGAAATAAAATTGTTTGTTTTATAGATAAAAATAAAAGCGGCAATAAAATTGAAAATATTAATATTGTTTCTTTAGATGAAGCTAGAAAATATAATATAGATACTGTTATTATAGGAATATTTTCATATCCAAAAGAATGTAATATATATGACATTGTTTCTTTATTAAATAAATATGATTTTGATAATATCATAACTTTTGAAGAAATGTTCCAAAATTATTATGAATATTTTTCTAAAAGTAACTATTATTGGTTAGCACCTCCTATGTTTTTTGAAAAAGATATGGAAAGAATAAACAAAGCTAGAGAAGTATTTTGTGATGAAAAAAGTAAAATTATATTTGATTCTCAAATGAAACATAGATTGGGTGAAAGTTATAAAATATTAGAGAAACCAGATTACAATAATATACAATATTTCCCAGAAGATATTCCTCTACAAAAAGACAATATCAATTTTATAGATTTAGGTGCATATATTGGTGATACATTAATTAATATTTTAGATAATGGTATAAAACTTAATAAGGTATTAGCATTTGAACCAGATATAAAAAATTATAAAGAATTATCTATAAATA encodes:
- a CDS encoding thiamine pyrophosphate-binding protein, with amino-acid sequence MKLSDFIFKFLNEEYNIKDVFMVSGGGAMHLNDSVGNNKNINVICCHHEQACAIAADGYSRINGNLAVVNVTTGPGGTNTLTGVIGEYLDSVPVLYISGQVKFETTIESCRELNLRQLGDQEINIIDIVKPVTKYASMVKDPLKIKYEIQKAIHIAKSGRKGPVWLDIPLDVQASDIDENNLEEYKIETINTPIVKEEIKKVIDILQNAKSPVIIAGHGIRLSNSINEFYELIDKLDIPVLSTFNGFDIIPTDNKNYVGRIGTIGNRYGNIILQNADVVLSLASRNNIRQISYNYENFAKNAKHIIGVDIDNAELNKPTINYTLKINNDVNLFINTLNNSLENIDIKQHTKWREWAFNIKNKYSKLLNEYTISNDVNPYYFTYELTNKLSNDAIVTCTNATPSLALFQVGSVKTNNRMFCNSGCAAMGFGLPASIGAAVASKYKNVICLEGDGSLMMNIQELQTISHYNLNIKLFLYNNNEYASIRQTQDNFFKRRTGCDFNSGVSFPSWEFIAKAFNLKYFCIDKKENIDNALCEILNINGPVFCNVILEKDYLFLPKISSEKLPNGKMVSRSLEDMTPLLSKEELDENIYKG
- a CDS encoding FkbM family methyltransferase, with the translated sequence MKLKGNIAIYGAGGIGKELYSVVSKIGNKIVCFIDKNKSGNKIENINIVSLDEARKYNIDTVIIGIFSYPKECNIYDIVSLLNKYDFDNIITFEEMFQNYYEYFSKSNYYWLAPPMFFEKDMERINKAREVFCDEKSKIIFDSQMKHRLGESYKILEKPDYNNIQYFPEDIPLQKDNINFIDLGAYIGDTLINILDNGIKLNKVLAFEPDIKNYKELSINMKKLQKKYNIEEIFLLPVGVSDTIELASFNYAPSDGSFFSDNGEVNVPIISIDDIIYGFNPNYIKMDIEGLEFKALNGLKNTIIKDKPNLAISLYHLPADLYDIPLWFNENFENYSLYLRVHFSHCFETVLYAISEDKK